Proteins co-encoded in one Quercus robur chromosome 8, dhQueRobu3.1, whole genome shotgun sequence genomic window:
- the LOC126695030 gene encoding dynamin-related protein 5A isoform X2: MATNPNSFMGTPTKTPSDKSASASSMSRKHHQQSQSQHNSARFEAYNRLQAAAVAFGEKVPIPEIVALGGQSNGKSSLLEALLGFHFNVREVEMGTRRPLILQMVHDPSAPDPRCRFQEEDSEEYGSPVVLASAIADIIKSRTEALLKKTKTAVSSKPIVMRAEYAHCPNLTIIDTPGFVLKAKKGEPETTPEEILDMVKSLASPPHRILLFLQQSSVEWCSSLWLDSIREIDPTFRRTIIVVSKFDNRLKEFSDRWEVDRYLSASGYLGDNTRPFYVALPKDKSTISNDEFRRQISQVDLEVLRHLRDGIKGGFDEEKFRPHIGFGCLRDYLESELHKRYKEAAPATLALLEQRCSEVTTELGKMESKIQATSDIAHLRRSAMLYAASISNHVGALIDGAADPAPEQWGKTTMEEQSQSGLGGWPGVTADIKPPNATLRLYGGAAFERVMHEFRCAAYSIECPPVSREKVANILLAHAGRGGGRGVTEAAAEIARAAARSWLAPLLDTACDRLAFVLGNLYDLALERNHSRDSEYGRKSEKMDGYVGFHAALRHAYNRFMQDLAKQCKQLVRHHLDSVTSPYSHVCYENDFQGGFGSSATSFYKSAGPFCVELTDGGSAAHDEIMRDQENIPPQRNRQQTTPGKGTEAREALRDSQMTVPETPSPDQPCDAILAGAKKDFGNGIDVGVRKRVSRLTGNSRNADHMRVQNGGGLLFGTGDGGLRSGSAYSEICSTAAHHFARIREVLVERSVASTLNSGFLTPCRDRLVLALGLDLFAVNDERFMDMFVAPGAIDVLQNERQSLQKRQKILQSCLNEFKSVARAL, translated from the exons ATGGCCACCAATCCCAACAGCTTCATGGGTACACCCACCAAGACCCCATCAGACAAGTCGGCCTCTGCCTCATCCATGTCTCGCAAGCACCACCAGCAGTCTCAGTCTCAGCACAACTCTGCCCGTTTCGAGGCCTACAACCGGCTGCAAGCGGCGGCAGTGGCTTTCGGAGAGAAAGTACCAATCCCAGAGATCGTGGCCCTCGGTGGACAGTCCAACGGCAAGAGCTCACTGTTAGAAGCGCTGCTAGGGTTCCACTTCAATGTCCGTGAAGTCGAGATGGGGACTCGCCGACCCCTCATTCTCCAGATGGTCCACGACCCCTCCGCCCCCGATCCCCGCTGCCGCTTTCAG GAAGAGGATTCTGAAGAATATGGAAGTCCTGTTGTTTTGGCATCTGCAATAGCAGATATCATAAAGTCCCGAACTGAAGCACTTTTGAAGAAGACTAAAACTGCAGTTTCTTCTAAGCCAATTGTGATGAGAGCTGAATACGCACATTGTCCTAATCTCACTATTATAGATACCCCAGGCTTTGTTCTTAAG GCAAAGAAGGGAGAACCAGAAACCACGCCAGAGGAAATTCTTGACATGGTGAAGTCATTGGCTAGTCCTCCCCATCGCATTCTGTTGTTCCTTCAACAGAGTAGTGTGGAGTGGTGCTCGTCGTTGTGGTTGGATTCTATTCGTGAAATTGATCCTACATTCAGAAGGACAATAATTGTTGTCTCCAAATTTGATAATCGTCTCAAG GAGTTCAGTGACCGGTGGGAGGTGGACCGATATTTGAGTGCAAGTGGTTACTTGGGAGATAACACGCGCCCATTTTATGTGGCCCTACCAAAGGACAAGAGCACCATTTCAAATGATGAATTCCGCCGGCAAATATCTCAGGTGGACTTGGAAGTTCTGCGTCACTTGCGTGATGGTATTAAGGGTGGTTTCGATGAGGAAAAGTTCAGGCCTCATATTGGTTTTGGCTGTCTGAGAGATTATTTGGAGTCCGAGCTTCATAAGAGATATAAAGAAGCTGCACCAGCAACTCTAGCTTTGCTTGAGCAGCGCTGCAGTGAAGTTACTACTGAATTGGGGAAAATGGAATCAAAAATTCAGGCCACTTCTGATATTGCTCATCTTAGAAGATCTGCAATGTTGTATGCAGCTTCTATCAGCAATCATGTG GGAGCTTTAATTGATGGAGCAGCAGATCCTGCACCAGAGCAGTGGGGGAAGACAACAATGGAGGAGCAGTCACAAAGTGGTCTTGGGGGATGGCCTGGAGTTACTGCAGATATAAAGCCTCCCAATGCTACTCTTCGGCTCTATGGAGGAGCTGCTTTTGAAAGGGTGATGCATGAATTTCGGTGTGCTGCTTATTCCATTGAATGCCCCCCAGTGTCAAGGGAGAAG GTGGCAAATATATTACTTGCCCATGCTGGCCGAGGTGGGGGTAGAGGAGTAACTGAAGCTGCTGCAGAAATTGCCCGTGCTGCTGCCAGATCATGGCTTGCTCCTCTTCTTGACACTGCTTGTGATCGGCTTGCTTTTGTTTTGGGGAATCTCTATGATCTTGCTCTAGAAAGAAATCACAGTCGTGATTCGGAAT ATGGGAGGAAATCAGAAAAAATGGATGGCTATGTTGGTTTTCATGCTGCTCTAAGGCATGCTTACAATCGCTTTATGCAGGACCTGGCCAAACAATGCAAGCAACTAGTTCGGCACCACCTTGATTCagtgacaagcccatactcgcATGTCTGTTATGAGAACGATTTTCAAGGTGGTTTTGGCTCAAGTGCAACCTCTTTTTACAAGTCAGCTGGTCCGTTTTGTGTTGAGCTAACTGATGGAGGATCAGCAGCTCATGATGAAATTATGAGAGATCAAGAGAACATACCTCCGCAAAGGAACAGACAGCAAACCACACCAGGAAAAGGTACAGAAGCTAGAGAAGCTCTCCGAGATAGCCAAATGACTGTGCCTGAGACCCCCTCACCTGATCAGCCATGTGATGCAATACTGGCAGGGGCCAAGAAAGACTTTGGTAATGGCATTGATGTTGGAGTGAGAAAACGAGTTTCAAGATTGACAGGGAATAGCAGAAATGCTGATCACATGAGAGTTCAAAATGGTGGTGGTCTTTTATTTGGAACTGGTGATGGCGGTTTAAGATCAGGCTCAGCTTACTCAGAAATCTGTTCAACAGCTGCACATCATTTTGCACGGATACGTGAAGTTCTTGTTGAGCGAAGTGTGGCTTCCACATTGAATTCTGGGTTCTTAACCCCTTG
- the LOC126695030 gene encoding dynamin-related protein 5A isoform X1, with protein MATNPNSFMATPTKTPSDKSASASSMSRKHHQQSQSQHNSARFEAYNRLQAAAVAFGEKVPIPEIVALGGQSDGKSSLLEALLGFRFNVREVEMGTRRPLILQMVHDPSAPDPRCRFQEEDSEEYGSPVVLASAIADIIKSRTEALLKKTKTAVSSKPIVMRAEYAHCPNLTIIDTPGFVLKAKKGEPETTPEEILDMVKSLASPPHRILLFLQQSSVEWCSSLWLDSIREIDPTFRRTIIVVSKFDNRLKEFSDRWEVDRYLSASGYLGDNTRPFYVALPKDKSTISNDEFRRQISQVDLEVLRHLRDGIKGGFDEEKFRPHIGFGCLRDYLESELHKRYKEAAPATLALLEQRCSEVTTELGKMESKIQATSDIAHLRRSAMLYAASISNHVGALIDGAADPAPEQWGKTTMEEQSQSGLGGWPGVTADIKPPNATLRLYGGAAFERVMHEFRCAAYSIECPPVSREKVANILLAHAGRGGGRGVTEAAAEIARAAARSWLAPLLDTACDRLAFVLGNLYDLALERNHSRDSEYGRKSEKMDGYVGFHAALRHAYNRFMQDLAKQCKQLVRHHLDSVTSPYSHVCYENDFQGGFGSSATSFYKSAGPFCVELTDGGSAAHDEIMRDQENIPPQRNRQQTTPGKGTEAREALRDSQMTVPETPSPDQPCDAILAGAKKDFGNGIDVGVRKRVSRLTGNSRNADHMRVQNGGGLLFGTGDGGLRSGSAYSEICSTAAHHFARIREVLVERSVASTLNSGFLTPCRDRLVLALGLDLFAVNDERFMDMFVAPGAIDVLQNERQSLQKRQKILQSCLNEFKSVARAL; from the exons ATGGCCACCAATCCCAATAGCTTCATGGCTACACCCACCAAGACCCCATCGGACAAGTCGGCCTCTGCCTCATCCATGTCTCGCAAGCACCACCAGCAGTCTCAGTCTCAGCACAACTCTGCCCGTTTCGAGGCCTACAACCGGCTGCAAGCGGCGGCAGTGGCATTCGGAGAGAAAGTACCGATCCCAGAGATCGTGGCCCTCGGTGGACAGTCCGACGGCAAGAGCTCACTGTTAGAAGCGCTGCTAGGGTTCCGCTTCAACGTCCGTGAAGTCGAGATGGGGACCCGCCGACCCCTCATTCTCCAGATGGTCCACGACCCCTCCGCCCCCGATCCCCGCTGCCGCTTTCAG GAAGAGGATTCTGAAGAATATGGAAGTCCTGTTGTTTTGGCATCTGCAATAGCAGATATCATAAAGTCCCGAACTGAAGCACTTTTGAAGAAGACTAAAACTGCAGTTTCTTCTAAGCCAATTGTGATGAGAGCTGAATACGCACATTGTCCTAATCTCACTATTATAGATACCCCAGGCTTTGTTCTTAAG GCAAAGAAGGGAGAACCAGAAACCACGCCAGAGGAAATTCTTGACATGGTGAAGTCATTGGCTAGTCCTCCCCATCGCATTCTGTTGTTCCTTCAACAGAGTAGTGTGGAGTGGTGCTCGTCGTTGTGGTTGGATTCTATTCGTGAAATTGATCCTACATTCAGAAGGACAATAATTGTTGTCTCCAAATTTGATAATCGTCTCAAG GAGTTCAGTGACCGGTGGGAGGTGGACCGATATTTGAGTGCAAGTGGTTACTTGGGAGATAACACGCGCCCATTTTATGTGGCCCTACCAAAGGACAAGAGCACCATTTCAAATGATGAATTCCGCCGGCAAATATCTCAGGTGGACTTGGAAGTTCTGCGTCACTTGCGTGATGGTATTAAGGGTGGTTTCGATGAGGAAAAGTTCAGGCCTCATATTGGTTTTGGCTGTCTGAGAGATTATTTGGAGTCCGAGCTTCATAAGAGATATAAAGAAGCTGCACCAGCAACTCTAGCTTTGCTTGAGCAGCGCTGCAGTGAAGTTACTACTGAATTGGGGAAAATGGAATCAAAAATTCAGGCCACTTCTGATATTGCTCATCTTAGAAGATCTGCAATGTTGTATGCAGCTTCTATCAGCAATCATGTG GGAGCTTTAATTGATGGAGCAGCAGATCCTGCACCAGAGCAGTGGGGGAAGACAACAATGGAGGAGCAGTCACAAAGTGGTCTTGGGGGATGGCCTGGAGTTACTGCAGATATAAAGCCTCCCAATGCTACTCTTCGGCTCTATGGAGGAGCTGCTTTTGAAAGGGTGATGCATGAATTTCGGTGTGCTGCTTATTCCATTGAATGCCCCCCAGTGTCAAGGGAGAAG GTGGCAAATATATTACTTGCCCATGCTGGCCGAGGTGGGGGTAGAGGAGTAACTGAAGCTGCTGCAGAAATTGCCCGTGCTGCTGCCAGATCATGGCTTGCTCCTCTTCTTGACACTGCTTGTGATCGGCTTGCTTTTGTTTTGGGGAATCTCTATGATCTTGCTCTAGAAAGAAATCACAGTCGTGATTCGGAAT ATGGGAGGAAATCAGAAAAAATGGATGGCTATGTTGGTTTTCATGCTGCTCTAAGGCATGCTTACAATCGCTTTATGCAGGACCTGGCCAAACAATGCAAGCAACTAGTTCGGCACCACCTTGATTCagtgacaagcccatactcgcATGTCTGTTATGAGAACGATTTTCAAGGTGGTTTTGGCTCAAGTGCAACCTCTTTTTACAAGTCAGCTGGTCCGTTTTGTGTTGAGCTAACTGATGGAGGATCAGCAGCTCATGATGAAATTATGAGAGATCAAGAGAACATACCTCCGCAAAGGAACAGACAGCAAACCACACCAGGAAAAGGTACAGAAGCTAGAGAAGCTCTCCGAGATAGCCAAATGACTGTGCCTGAGACCCCCTCACCTGATCAGCCATGTGATGCAATACTGGCAGGGGCCAAGAAAGACTTTGGTAATGGCATTGATGTTGGAGTGAGAAAACGAGTTTCAAGATTGACAGGGAATAGCAGAAATGCTGATCACATGAGAGTTCAAAATGGTGGTGGTCTTTTATTTGGAACTGGTGATGGCGGTTTAAGATCAGGCTCAGCTTACTCAGAAATCTGTTCAACAGCTGCACATCATTTTGCACGGATACGTGAAGTTCTTGTTGAGCGAAGTGTGGCTTCCACATTGAATTCTGGGTTCTTAACCCCTTG